From a single Miscanthus floridulus cultivar M001 chromosome 8, ASM1932011v1, whole genome shotgun sequence genomic region:
- the LOC136473339 gene encoding uncharacterized protein, with product MAVAEVAIEVPPQQQPPPPPAATREPAVVPRVLQYLYLASAWVACAGVAAATVARRALGDSSPVVWAFLKVSIGALVFPALLILVFAVRVLRAMLAAGFRRSLRIHAREIQIQARKMFGALTWKALQDPILLAWLASFLFILLLGASVLVFVGLLPVEESHRERIGYALSDVAVLGAMSMYCFIIIPSFALKLWGSK from the exons ATGGCCGTCGCCGAAGTGGCGATTGAGGTTcccccgcagcagcagccgccgccgccgccggcggcgacgCGGGAGCCGGCGGTGGTGCCGAGAGTGCTCCAGTACCTGTACCTCGCGAGCGCGTGGGTCGCCTGCGCGGGCGTGGCCGCCGCGACCGTCGCGCGCCGGGCCTTGGGCGACTCTTCGCCGGTGGTCTGGGCGTTCCTCAAGGTCTCGATCGGAGCCCTCGTGTTCCCCGCGCTGCTCATCCTCGTCTTCGCCGTGCGGGTCTTGCGCGCCATGCTTGCGGCGGGGTTCAGACGGTCGCTCCGCATCCACGCCAGGGAGATTCAGATCCAAGCCAGGAAG ATGTTTGGAGCGTTAACGTGGAAGGCGCTTCAGGACCCTATCTTGCTTGCGTGGCTCGCATCTTTCCTTTTCATCCTGCTGCTTGGAGCAAGTGTTCTGGTGTTTGTGGGGCTTTTACCAGTGGAGGAATCTCACAGGGAAAGGATTGGTTATGCGCTCTCTGATGTGGCGGTATTGGGTGCCATGTCAATGTATTGCTTTATCATTATACCCAGTTTTGCGCTGAAGCTCTGGGGGAGCAAGTAG